The following are encoded in a window of Bacillus sp. SORGH_AS_0510 genomic DNA:
- a CDS encoding GerAB/ArcD/ProY family transporter yields MQNKLRFISIVYVILLSVGLFAHVEIIPFLLSIAKRGSWITILLTLIVLPFWIYLLYKIVTIIKKRSIIQLLRDHASSFNYYFLLLPLAVYMLISAFVTAKDIIYWSQMSYMQGFNSFTLALVLLIFCLFCTEAGLFSIGLLSSILCPLVLLLGFFISFANMKKKHYELLLPVFTDGYLPIAKGLIYTSLPILELFIIIFLTPVLQKAVSRKQLFIVGLIIIGLMLGPTMGAIVEFGPEKAAQYRYPAYEEWRLISIGRYFSHADFFAIYQWLSGGVIRISLFVFISCRIFTKGMENVKLIRIIYFLLFIASVYPFDQSPFATVIYGYFRPVSFLLLIIQISILAIYILKNKQKWLGGRGE; encoded by the coding sequence ATGCAGAATAAGTTAAGATTTATATCCATTGTATACGTTATTTTACTTTCTGTGGGCCTTTTTGCACATGTTGAAATTATTCCCTTTCTTTTATCCATAGCAAAAAGAGGTTCATGGATTACCATTTTATTAACGCTCATCGTTCTACCGTTTTGGATTTATTTACTGTATAAAATTGTCACCATCATAAAAAAACGGTCCATCATTCAGCTTCTAAGGGACCATGCGAGCTCTTTTAATTATTATTTTCTCCTTTTGCCGCTAGCAGTTTATATGCTTATAAGTGCCTTTGTCACAGCGAAGGATATTATTTACTGGTCACAGATGAGCTATATGCAGGGATTTAACAGTTTTACCCTTGCCCTTGTATTACTCATTTTCTGTTTGTTTTGTACAGAAGCAGGATTGTTTTCGATTGGGCTGCTAAGCAGTATTCTCTGCCCGCTTGTTCTTTTATTAGGTTTCTTTATTTCCTTTGCGAACATGAAGAAAAAACATTATGAACTTTTATTACCTGTGTTTACTGATGGCTATTTACCAATAGCAAAGGGACTTATATACACTTCCTTACCAATCCTCGAGTTATTTATCATTATTTTCTTAACGCCTGTATTACAAAAAGCTGTTTCAAGAAAGCAATTATTCATTGTTGGTCTGATTATCATCGGGTTAATGCTGGGTCCAACTATGGGTGCCATTGTTGAATTCGGTCCGGAAAAAGCAGCGCAATATCGCTATCCTGCATATGAAGAGTGGCGCTTAATTTCAATTGGCCGGTATTTTTCACATGCTGATTTTTTTGCCATCTATCAATGGCTTTCAGGCGGAGTGATCAGGATAAGTTTATTCGTTTTTATCTCTTGCCGAATTTTTACAAAAGGAATGGAGAATGTAAAGCTAATAAGAATCATATATTTCCTCCTCTTTATTGCTAGTGTCTATCCATTTGATCAAAGTCCTTTCGCGACTGTAATTTATGGATATTTCAGACCGGTATCCTTCCTTTTACTAATCATACAAATTTCTATCTTAGCTATATACATCTTGAAAAATAAACAAAAATGGTTAGGAGGTAGAGGTGAATGA
- a CDS encoding PD-(D/E)XK nuclease family protein: MYVHRDYPDFSWSNSRHKTFLECARKYYHQYYESHNGWLYESPEENKSSYRLKNIKNIPILLGDEIHKVIDRQLKNFLNGKGLLSENELMGMVIQNLNRAYLDSTKFRQHWFQKPKRHQMLHEIYYGDGLSPEEISAAKIKLEMCVKNFFTSKTYQDILTKIEMNVLHSEDFQTFEVNGVDVFVVLDFVYKDVSQEKWIVVDWKTGKESEDDRKQLAFYALFLSRIHNIPIEDIILRNEYLLSGKCQEYQLSEFEIDSAQQLMNESIYHMLNYLEDPVKNKPLEKELFDMKQSKRCYSCNFREKCEEVHLK; the protein is encoded by the coding sequence ATGTACGTCCACCGTGATTACCCCGACTTTTCGTGGTCAAATTCCAGGCACAAGACTTTTTTAGAGTGCGCCAGAAAGTACTATCATCAATACTATGAATCTCATAATGGTTGGCTATATGAGTCGCCGGAAGAAAACAAGTCATCTTACCGTTTAAAGAACATTAAAAATATCCCTATTCTTTTGGGAGATGAGATCCATAAAGTCATTGATCGGCAGCTTAAGAATTTCCTTAATGGGAAAGGTTTATTGAGTGAAAATGAGCTGATGGGGATGGTTATTCAGAATCTTAATAGAGCTTATCTCGATTCGACTAAGTTCCGTCAGCATTGGTTTCAAAAACCGAAGAGGCACCAAATGCTACATGAAATCTATTATGGAGATGGTCTAAGCCCTGAAGAAATCAGTGCTGCTAAAATTAAATTAGAGATGTGCGTGAAAAATTTTTTCACAAGTAAAACCTATCAAGATATCCTGACAAAGATAGAAATGAATGTGTTACATTCTGAGGATTTTCAGACCTTTGAAGTCAACGGTGTCGATGTTTTCGTGGTGCTGGACTTTGTTTATAAAGATGTGAGCCAGGAAAAATGGATCGTGGTTGACTGGAAAACGGGGAAAGAGTCAGAGGATGACCGAAAACAGTTGGCCTTCTATGCACTTTTCCTTTCAAGGATACACAATATCCCGATCGAAGATATCATTTTACGGAATGAGTATTTGTTGTCCGGCAAGTGCCAGGAATATCAATTATCGGAGTTTGAAATTGACTCCGCACAACAGTTGATGAATGAAAGCATCTATCATATGTTGAACTATTTAGAGGATCCAGTGAAGAATAAGCCACTTGAAAAAGAGCTGTTCGACATGAAGCAATCGAAAAGGTGTTATAGTTGTAATTTTAGAGAGAAGTGTGAAGAAGTCCACCTAAAATAA
- a CDS encoding phosphotransferase enzyme family protein gives MMNLGTMVKGLASDKIASRLIQHWKHDEGTLKFWRASSNFVYVFEHNQQRYFLRFNSEKERTWEEMKAELDFLNYLKNCGYPCVSTIPTIKKTEIVSEQTSEGTYLAVVFQAANGKMLDENANEQQFEAWGRALAALHSLSKNYSPVGPTRKSWKDVIKKIEGVIKSHPQEHEALEELRNVTELLEGLPTSMETYGLIHYDFQLDNLFYEEESSLFNVIDFDDAMYGWYAIDLVAALDDFLEGDDPFSNDRVQSFLTGYRSVLALDQVIIQQYRTFQRFKNLYTFARLLWSLEDSEMEEAPSWLESVREKFIRVQANLRRGFLSNVNS, from the coding sequence ATGATGAATCTTGGAACAATGGTAAAAGGATTGGCATCTGATAAGATAGCAAGCAGGCTAATCCAACACTGGAAACATGATGAAGGAACATTGAAATTTTGGCGAGCCAGCTCAAACTTTGTATATGTTTTTGAGCATAACCAACAACGGTATTTTTTACGCTTTAACTCGGAGAAGGAGAGAACGTGGGAAGAAATGAAAGCGGAGCTGGATTTCCTGAACTACTTGAAAAATTGCGGCTATCCTTGTGTTTCTACCATTCCAACAATAAAAAAAACGGAAATTGTGTCTGAACAAACCTCGGAAGGAACCTATCTCGCAGTTGTTTTTCAAGCGGCAAATGGAAAAATGTTGGACGAAAATGCGAACGAGCAACAATTTGAAGCCTGGGGAAGAGCCCTAGCGGCATTGCATTCTTTATCTAAAAACTACAGTCCTGTTGGTCCAACAAGAAAAAGTTGGAAAGATGTGATAAAGAAAATCGAAGGTGTGATAAAAAGTCATCCACAGGAGCATGAAGCATTAGAAGAACTAAGGAACGTTACAGAATTGCTAGAGGGACTTCCAACCTCTATGGAGACATATGGACTCATTCATTATGATTTTCAATTGGATAATCTTTTTTATGAGGAAGAATCTAGCTTGTTCAATGTAATAGATTTTGATGATGCGATGTATGGTTGGTATGCAATAGATTTAGTTGCAGCCCTAGATGATTTCCTAGAGGGAGATGACCCTTTTTCAAATGATAGAGTACAATCCTTTTTAACAGGTTATCGCTCAGTTTTGGCCTTGGATCAGGTCATAATCCAACAATACCGGACATTCCAAAGGTTTAAGAACTTATATACATTTGCTAGGTTGTTATGGTCATTAGAAGATAGTGAAATGGAAGAGGCACCTAGTTGGCTTGAAAGCGTAAGAGAAAAATTTATCCGTGTTCAAGCAAACTTGAGGCGGGGATTCTTGAGCAATGTTAATTCGTGA
- a CDS encoding TRM11 family methyltransferase, whose translation MEMRSLFGVDAPSQVLESSVKIDPSRSPFIKERITVLFEAEILEELFSKVNTIELGSATFKVTFVKNPGQPKSERPGFEKRRQIERTIGLQIIGKADLRQPDRLFGVMHVNGRWVFGEYVESESVWFQHQQKPHNYSTALSTRVARAVVNIAIPELEGIQAIDPCCGIGTVLVEARSMGIDIVGSDRNPLILPGARENMAHFGLICEITLRDICDVSGHYDVAIIDLPYNLCSVISPEVQLEMLQSARRFADKVVVVTVEPIDEILLQAGFSIVDRAVAKKSVFIREVIVCS comes from the coding sequence TTGGAAATGCGCTCATTATTTGGTGTGGATGCTCCTTCTCAGGTCTTGGAAAGCTCTGTCAAAATTGACCCCAGTCGAAGTCCTTTTATTAAGGAAAGAATTACTGTTCTGTTTGAGGCAGAAATTCTTGAGGAGCTTTTTTCAAAGGTGAACACAATAGAACTTGGAAGCGCCACGTTTAAAGTCACTTTTGTAAAAAATCCTGGCCAGCCGAAGAGTGAACGACCAGGATTTGAAAAAAGACGTCAAATTGAACGCACGATTGGATTACAAATAATTGGGAAAGCAGACCTTCGTCAGCCTGATCGATTATTTGGTGTGATGCATGTTAACGGGAGATGGGTGTTTGGTGAGTATGTTGAAAGCGAATCGGTTTGGTTTCAACACCAACAAAAGCCGCATAATTACTCCACTGCACTAAGCACTCGTGTCGCTCGAGCCGTCGTTAATATTGCTATCCCCGAACTAGAAGGCATCCAGGCTATTGATCCTTGCTGCGGCATTGGCACTGTTCTAGTTGAGGCCCGTTCGATGGGAATAGATATCGTTGGTAGCGACCGAAATCCTTTGATTTTGCCTGGAGCTCGAGAAAATATGGCGCATTTTGGTCTTATTTGCGAGATTACTTTAAGAGATATTTGTGATGTTTCGGGGCATTATGATGTGGCCATTATTGATTTGCCTTATAATTTGTGTTCAGTGATTTCCCCTGAAGTGCAGCTGGAGATGCTTCAAAGTGCACGCAGATTTGCTGATAAAGTTGTCGTGGTAACAGTTGAACCCATTGATGAAATCTTGCTACAGGCAGGGTTTTCGATTGTCGATCGTGCTGTAGCGAAGAAAAGTGTATTTATTCGAGAAGTGATTGTTTGTAGTTGA
- a CDS encoding NUDIX hydrolase, with translation MGYIEDLRNIIGTRPLILVGSVVGVIDHEGKILLQKRPEGVWGLPGGLLELKESAEEAGRREVLEETGVEIGHLQLVDVFSGEQYFRKLDNGDEFYPVTIAYISKDIKNSSIRIDGKETIDAGFFPLDELPEQTSPLVKQMTQKFSTMLK, from the coding sequence ATGGGGTATATTGAGGATTTACGTAATATCATTGGAACTCGGCCGCTTATTTTAGTTGGTTCTGTTGTGGGTGTCATTGATCATGAGGGGAAAATTCTTTTACAGAAAAGACCTGAAGGCGTCTGGGGGCTTCCAGGTGGGTTGTTAGAATTAAAGGAATCTGCAGAAGAGGCAGGAAGAAGGGAAGTTCTTGAGGAAACAGGAGTGGAAATCGGGCATCTTCAGTTGGTAGACGTCTTTTCTGGTGAGCAGTATTTTCGGAAGTTGGATAATGGTGATGAATTCTATCCAGTTACGATTGCTTATATATCAAAAGATATTAAGAATAGTTCTATCAGGATTGATGGGAAAGAGACTATAGATGCTGGATTTTTTCCGTTAGACGAACTGCCAGAACAGACAAGTCCGTTAGTTAAGCAGATGACTCAAAAATTTTCTACGATGCTAAAATAG
- a CDS encoding polysaccharide deacetylase family protein: MKRRLIITLLSTFFIFSYQLSAYAGTHSREEYEKTGRVIWDVNTKEKLVAITFDDGPHPFFTPQILDLLSKYDAKATFFVAGNKVVRFPAILKREVKEGHEIANHTYNHLYGSISSAKLTSELQETDKIIRKFTGVKPALYRPVGGFYNDRIINTAIKNQKEVVLWSWNQDTRDWANPPASQICSYVTKGVKPGNIILFHDWHGSEFSKTCQTVEALDTILNFLYKNGYKCVTVSELIYRSTQIIPDTFEIYPLKKEESSHIDLLL; encoded by the coding sequence ATGAAAAGAAGACTAATTATCACACTACTTTCAACCTTTTTTATTTTTTCCTATCAACTAAGTGCTTACGCAGGCACGCACAGTAGGGAGGAATATGAAAAAACTGGACGTGTTATATGGGATGTAAACACCAAGGAAAAATTAGTTGCTATAACTTTTGATGATGGACCCCATCCTTTTTTTACACCTCAGATTCTTGATCTATTGTCTAAGTATGACGCTAAGGCCACTTTTTTTGTAGCAGGTAATAAAGTGGTAAGATTCCCCGCGATTTTAAAGCGGGAAGTAAAAGAAGGGCACGAGATTGCTAATCATACTTATAACCATCTTTATGGCAGTATTTCATCTGCAAAACTAACTTCAGAATTACAAGAAACCGATAAAATCATCCGAAAGTTCACGGGGGTTAAACCAGCTCTCTATAGACCAGTAGGAGGTTTTTATAATGACCGGATTATTAATACAGCAATAAAAAACCAAAAAGAAGTCGTATTGTGGTCATGGAATCAAGATACGCGTGACTGGGCCAATCCACCTGCTAGTCAAATTTGCAGCTATGTAACAAAGGGAGTAAAGCCTGGGAATATCATCTTATTTCATGATTGGCACGGCAGTGAATTTTCTAAGACATGCCAAACGGTGGAAGCCTTAGACACTATTTTGAACTTTTTGTACAAGAACGGCTATAAATGTGTAACTGTTTCTGAACTGATTTACCGCTCAACACAAATCATACCGGACACATTTGAGATTTATCCTTTAAAAAAAGAAGAATCATCCCACATTGATTTACTGCTTTAA
- a CDS encoding putative quinol monooxygenase — protein MIIIHATFHINPEKVDQFLEEIQPLIAASREESGNISYRLQKDVESENVFTMVEVWQDQAAVASHNASNHFTTFVGKAKEFLTAPLDVQAFEGQPLK, from the coding sequence ATGATAATTATCCATGCTACATTCCATATTAATCCAGAAAAAGTAGATCAATTCTTAGAAGAAATTCAACCACTAATTGCTGCATCAAGAGAGGAATCAGGCAACATTTCCTACCGTCTTCAAAAAGATGTAGAAAGTGAAAATGTATTCACAATGGTGGAAGTATGGCAAGACCAAGCTGCAGTTGCCAGCCACAACGCAAGCAACCATTTCACCACCTTTGTTGGAAAAGCAAAAGAATTCCTCACTGCACCATTAGATGTACAAGCCTTCGAAGGACAACCGTTAAAATAA
- a CDS encoding nitroreductase family protein has product MTTATASRQLTNDFNEILKGRRSIKNYDKSVKISREEMTEILTLATMAPSSVNMQPWRFLVIESPEAKATLAPLAKFNQNQVDTSSAVIAVFGDLNNFEKAEDIYGAAVEKGYMPQDVKERILTSFAGYYENISREEMKDVVLIDGGLVSMQLMLAARAFGYDTNPIGGYEKDQIAEAFDMDKDRYVPVMLISIGKAADSGHPSVRLPIDHVAQWK; this is encoded by the coding sequence ATGACTACTGCTACAGCATCAAGACAACTAACTAATGATTTTAATGAAATCCTTAAAGGCCGTCGTTCTATTAAAAATTATGATAAATCCGTAAAAATCAGCCGTGAGGAAATGACGGAGATTCTAACTTTAGCGACAATGGCTCCATCCTCCGTTAACATGCAACCTTGGCGTTTTCTTGTTATTGAAAGCCCTGAGGCAAAAGCTACCCTAGCTCCACTGGCTAAATTTAATCAAAATCAAGTGGACACTTCATCGGCTGTAATTGCAGTATTTGGTGATTTGAACAATTTTGAAAAAGCAGAGGATATATACGGGGCAGCTGTTGAAAAAGGATATATGCCTCAAGATGTGAAGGAGAGAATTCTAACATCTTTTGCGGGATATTATGAAAACATTTCACGCGAGGAAATGAAAGACGTAGTGCTAATTGACGGTGGCCTAGTGTCCATGCAATTAATGCTTGCAGCTCGTGCTTTCGGATATGATACAAATCCTATTGGTGGTTACGAAAAAGATCAGATTGCAGAAGCTTTCGATATGGATAAAGATCGTTATGTTCCGGTTATGCTCATTTCTATTGGAAAAGCAGCAGACAGCGGTCATCCATCTGTACGTCTCCCAATAGATCACGTGGCACAATGGAAATAA
- a CDS encoding TetR/AcrR family transcriptional regulator yields MRKLSAEDRLQMRQTHIKKILKVIRTQGFLSLSIQDIAQLMNMSRASLYNYFSSKEDILMELNDFCISYICEAGQMISNGELSYPIRLQKVFEHAVLSAAYSSEVFLNDLQISCLSFYEKKKQARKEQMAAIHSFYHNGMEASFFNELNPSLLIMQDEMVLNKLINTSFLMEEELTLERALNDYYIAKCFQVLRPELLTDINHEEINNMVKNILQKLSPIL; encoded by the coding sequence ATGAGAAAATTATCAGCTGAAGATCGATTACAGATGAGGCAAACCCATATTAAGAAAATCCTAAAAGTGATTCGGACTCAAGGGTTCTTATCTTTATCTATTCAAGATATTGCTCAGTTGATGAATATGAGTCGTGCCTCTCTGTACAACTATTTTTCTTCAAAAGAAGACATCCTAATGGAGTTAAATGATTTCTGTATTTCCTACATTTGTGAAGCTGGTCAAATGATTTCCAATGGAGAACTCTCCTATCCCATACGTCTTCAAAAGGTTTTTGAGCATGCCGTTTTATCAGCCGCTTATTCCTCTGAAGTATTCTTGAATGACCTGCAGATTAGCTGCTTGTCCTTTTATGAGAAAAAGAAGCAGGCAAGGAAAGAACAAATGGCTGCCATTCATTCGTTTTATCATAATGGAATGGAAGCAAGCTTCTTTAATGAACTAAATCCTTCCCTGCTAATCATGCAAGACGAAATGGTCTTAAATAAATTAATTAATACCTCGTTTCTAATGGAGGAGGAACTGACACTAGAACGCGCGCTAAATGATTACTACATAGCGAAATGCTTCCAAGTGCTACGACCCGAATTATTAACTGACATCAATCACGAAGAAATAAACAACATGGTGAAAAACATCCTACAAAAACTCTCGCCTATATTATAA
- a CDS encoding ATP-binding protein, whose product MITLVKPLLVNITILLSFTFNMNLFFPFQSKVPLSLKQKVIYGLIGALGALFCMIYPIQTLGETHFDLRMAAIIILTLYGGWLPGTMVTISTCFVRYLIGGKFVITGIMVGVIAFLSAIAFRRIFLKADSRLLVGSLAILGYFIFYITILCIRVDFLELHFYLTYFSAFYITTIALIFVIESLIRINKQFEEMVYLDKLTTIGQLTASIAHEIRNPLATVKGFIQFLSSDTKDEQLKKYSPLILEELDRTNSIITNYLKVAKPDSFQLTVVSLHEVISDCVQLLRPLASYSNVIIDYENTHPYYINGDKPHLKQALMNVIKNGVESVNNQGKITIELHADYIKHKVEIRIQDNGRGMTADQLKQIGLPFYTTKTKGTGLGSMVTNKLIREMNGSIEYKSELNKGTLVTIAFPLRK is encoded by the coding sequence TTGATTACTCTTGTCAAACCACTGTTAGTGAATATTACGATATTATTATCCTTTACTTTTAATATGAATTTGTTTTTTCCGTTTCAATCGAAAGTTCCTCTTTCATTAAAACAAAAAGTCATCTATGGGCTGATTGGAGCTCTGGGTGCCCTTTTTTGTATGATCTATCCCATTCAAACTTTAGGCGAGACACATTTTGATTTAAGAATGGCTGCCATCATTATTTTAACTTTATATGGTGGCTGGCTTCCTGGAACGATGGTTACCATTAGTACGTGTTTTGTCAGGTATCTCATCGGTGGAAAATTTGTTATAACCGGGATAATGGTTGGGGTTATCGCCTTTTTAAGTGCCATTGCTTTTAGGCGGATTTTTCTGAAGGCAGATTCAAGACTGTTAGTCGGTTCACTTGCAATTCTTGGCTATTTTATTTTTTATATCACTATTCTTTGTATAAGAGTTGATTTTTTAGAATTGCACTTTTATTTGACCTACTTCAGCGCCTTTTATATAACAACTATCGCCTTGATTTTTGTTATTGAAAGCTTAATAAGAATTAATAAACAGTTTGAAGAAATGGTGTATTTAGATAAGCTCACAACTATTGGTCAGCTTACGGCGTCCATTGCACACGAAATTAGAAATCCACTAGCAACGGTTAAAGGGTTTATCCAATTTTTAAGTTCCGATACTAAGGATGAGCAATTAAAGAAATATTCTCCCTTAATCCTTGAAGAATTGGATCGGACAAATAGTATTATTACCAACTATTTGAAAGTAGCGAAGCCTGATTCTTTTCAGTTAACCGTAGTTTCCTTACACGAAGTCATAAGTGATTGTGTTCAATTATTGAGACCTCTTGCATCCTATTCTAACGTGATCATCGACTATGAGAATACTCATCCATACTATATTAACGGGGATAAGCCACACTTAAAACAGGCTCTTATGAATGTCATAAAAAATGGTGTTGAGTCAGTTAATAACCAGGGGAAGATTACGATTGAATTGCATGCTGACTATATTAAACATAAGGTGGAAATTAGGATTCAGGATAATGGCAGAGGAATGACAGCAGACCAGTTAAAGCAAATTGGCTTGCCTTTTTATACCACAAAAACAAAAGGGACAGGCTTAGGCAGCATGGTCACAAACAAACTCATTCGCGAGATGAATGGCTCCATCGAATACAAAAGTGAACTCAACAAAGGAACACTCGTTACAATTGCCTTTCCTCTTCGTAAATAA
- a CDS encoding nucleoside transporter C-terminal domain-containing protein, which yields MYFLLNVIGVLVVMGLVYLCSPNKKGVKWKSILTLFIAELAITWFMLSTKIGSWIINKIASFFTWLIACANEGISFVFPSVMANEHVDFFFSALMPIIFIITFFDILTYFGILTWIIDKVGWVISKISGLPKLESFFSIQMMFLGNTEALAVIRQQMVVLKQHRLLTFGIMSMSSISGSIIGAYLTMVPATYVFVAIPLNCLNALLIANMLNPVEVSKEEDIVYVPTKEERKDFFSTISNSMLVGIKMVIVIMAMVIGYVALTAGVNGVLGFIVKGLTIQKIFSVIFSPFAFLLGLGGKDAMYVAQLMGIKLATNEFVAMMDLKGKISGLAPHTVAVAVTFLTSFANFSTVGMIYGTFNSILGEDKSNIIGKNVWKLLVSGVGVSLLSAMIVGLFVW from the coding sequence GTGTATTTTTTGTTAAATGTAATTGGAGTATTAGTAGTAATGGGTCTCGTTTACTTATGCTCACCGAATAAAAAAGGTGTAAAGTGGAAATCCATTTTAACATTGTTTATAGCTGAATTAGCCATCACCTGGTTTATGTTATCAACTAAAATCGGATCATGGATCATTAATAAGATTGCTTCGTTCTTTACATGGCTTATCGCATGTGCAAACGAAGGGATTTCTTTCGTGTTTCCGTCTGTTATGGCTAACGAACATGTGGATTTCTTTTTTAGCGCCCTAATGCCGATTATTTTCATTATTACGTTCTTTGATATTTTAACCTACTTCGGAATCTTAACGTGGATTATTGATAAAGTTGGCTGGGTAATTTCAAAAATATCGGGATTGCCAAAGCTTGAGAGCTTCTTTTCGATTCAAATGATGTTTCTTGGGAATACGGAGGCACTAGCTGTCATCCGTCAGCAAATGGTCGTATTAAAACAACACCGTCTATTAACGTTTGGAATAATGAGTATGAGCAGTATCAGTGGGTCAATTATTGGTGCCTATTTAACAATGGTTCCTGCAACCTATGTATTCGTGGCGATTCCGTTGAATTGCTTGAATGCACTTTTGATCGCTAATATGCTTAATCCGGTTGAGGTGAGTAAAGAGGAGGACATCGTGTATGTTCCAACTAAGGAAGAGCGTAAAGACTTCTTTTCAACCATCTCTAACAGTATGCTTGTAGGAATTAAGATGGTTATTGTCATTATGGCGATGGTCATCGGTTATGTAGCCTTAACCGCGGGTGTCAATGGTGTTTTAGGATTTATTGTGAAGGGCTTAACCATTCAAAAAATATTCTCTGTTATCTTTAGTCCGTTTGCTTTCCTGCTTGGGTTAGGTGGGAAGGACGCCATGTATGTGGCACAGTTAATGGGAATTAAGCTCGCGACCAATGAGTTTGTGGCAATGATGGACCTAAAGGGGAAAATCAGTGGACTCGCTCCGCATACGGTCGCTGTGGCAGTCACGTTCTTAACTTCATTTGCCAACTTCAGTACCGTGGGTATGATCTATGGAACATTTAATTCCATCCTTGGGGAAGACAAATCAAATATCATCGGGAAAAATGTATGGAAGCTGCTAGTAAGCGGCGTAGGAGTATCCTTACTAAGCGCGATGATTGTAGGATTATTCGTTTGGTAA
- a CDS encoding cation diffusion facilitator family transporter produces MEEQKYKDLKLGERGAILSIVAYLLLSIIKLVIGYISDSAALRADGLNNTTDIIASIAVLIGLKISQRPPDHDHRYGHWKSETIASMVASFIMIAVGLQVLADAIPSIFQGRDESPDILAAYVGVASAIVMVGVYLYNKKLATRINSNAVMAAAKDNLSDAWVSFGTAVGIVGSQLHMPWLDTLTAIIVGVLICKTAWGIFLQSSHELSDGFDEKKIQLYQGVITKLDGVKGIKEMKGRNYGNNEVIDVVILVQSNLDVRAAHDIATHVEKVLMKDYGVYDVHVHVEPD; encoded by the coding sequence ATGGAAGAACAAAAATATAAAGACCTTAAGTTAGGGGAACGAGGAGCCATCCTTAGTATCGTTGCCTATCTCCTTTTATCAATCATAAAACTAGTTATAGGATATATAAGTGACTCAGCTGCCTTACGAGCAGATGGACTAAACAATACAACGGACATTATTGCATCGATCGCTGTCCTTATTGGATTAAAAATTTCGCAGCGTCCGCCGGATCATGACCATAGGTATGGGCATTGGAAAAGCGAAACCATTGCCTCCATGGTGGCTTCTTTTATTATGATAGCAGTTGGTTTACAAGTATTAGCGGATGCGATTCCTTCTATTTTTCAAGGGAGAGATGAATCTCCTGACATACTGGCGGCTTATGTGGGAGTGGCCTCAGCAATTGTTATGGTTGGTGTTTATTTGTATAACAAAAAATTAGCGACGAGGATTAATAGCAACGCCGTAATGGCTGCGGCAAAAGATAATCTATCCGATGCATGGGTAAGTTTTGGAACAGCAGTTGGGATTGTTGGATCGCAATTACATATGCCGTGGTTAGATACGTTAACTGCGATTATTGTAGGTGTTTTAATATGTAAAACTGCTTGGGGTATCTTCCTGCAATCCTCTCATGAACTTTCAGACGGGTTCGATGAAAAGAAGATTCAACTTTATCAGGGAGTCATTACAAAACTTGATGGAGTGAAGGGCATTAAAGAGATGAAAGGGAGAAACTACGGCAATAATGAAGTTATTGATGTGGTAATTCTGGTTCAGTCCAATTTAGATGTGAGAGCGGCTCATGATATTGCCACCCATGTCGAAAAAGTTCTGATGAAGGATTATGGTGTTTATGATGTTCATGTTCATGTGGAGCCGGATTAA